In Pseudomonas oryzicola, one DNA window encodes the following:
- a CDS encoding S-type pyocin domain-containing protein — protein MLPVFHQSRNIFGATTAYRLAIWRRPDLLKCRATLSTQYVDLDKLYGHMRHTPTRIDVTLKLDTARSPLPHKQELLDLKQQVSAFNATHVQSWPTEKANVARLLAASDRSLTAAFDEQLYLAALAGRPPSSTPVIFNAWAASTRHPLVLATSRGGVAHFESVWEPFGKLLSKAAVRLLESSLTVALRYAPLMFYSARLGDGERMGVTVPLASMTAGADLTQQANRLAGQTLELPLRMNAVPSGEQTEVYLVNTDGNAVLRDVRVRQAQWDSAVKAYRFTADGPGGATLLWHPATPPSSLGKLDLHSGAYVGGQPIVEEVQKHYPGRLIVPQQADIRSFPERPELHIDDYVIIFPADSGLAPIYVMLRSPRNIPGVASGNGVLTPDRVLDAASTAAGAPIPVGRRIKLEIHHKHEIASGGAVYDLDNLVLMTPRVHIDHHKESNQ, from the coding sequence ATGCTCCCCGTCTTCCACCAGTCCCGCAATATTTTTGGGGCCACAACCGCATACCGTCTCGCTATCTGGCGTCGACCCGACTTGCTCAAGTGCCGAGCCACTCTCAGCACCCAGTACGTCGACCTCGACAAGCTCTATGGGCACATGCGCCATACCCCTACCAGAATTGACGTCACGCTCAAGCTGGACACCGCGCGCTCACCGCTGCCACACAAGCAGGAGTTGCTGGATCTCAAGCAGCAAGTCAGCGCTTTCAACGCCACCCATGTCCAGTCGTGGCCAACTGAAAAGGCCAACGTCGCACGCCTGCTTGCAGCGTCGGACCGCAGCCTCACTGCTGCATTCGACGAACAGCTCTACCTCGCTGCGCTCGCCGGGCGCCCCCCGAGTAGCACACCGGTCATCTTCAACGCTTGGGCCGCCAGCACCCGCCATCCGCTGGTGCTTGCCACCTCTCGCGGTGGCGTGGCGCATTTCGAGTCTGTATGGGAGCCCTTTGGCAAACTTCTGAGCAAAGCTGCGGTACGCCTGCTCGAAAGCAGCCTCACGGTCGCGCTCAGATATGCCCCGCTGATGTTCTACTCAGCCCGCCTTGGTGACGGCGAGCGTATGGGCGTAACTGTCCCGCTGGCCTCAATGACAGCCGGTGCCGACCTCACCCAACAGGCCAATCGCTTGGCAGGCCAGACGCTGGAGTTGCCGCTGCGCATGAACGCGGTACCCAGCGGCGAGCAGACCGAGGTCTACCTGGTCAACACCGACGGCAACGCTGTACTGCGTGATGTGCGAGTGCGCCAGGCGCAATGGGACTCTGCCGTCAAAGCCTACCGCTTCACTGCCGATGGCCCAGGCGGCGCCACCCTACTCTGGCACCCGGCAACACCGCCAAGCAGCCTGGGCAAACTGGACTTGCACTCCGGCGCCTACGTCGGCGGCCAGCCCATCGTAGAAGAGGTGCAGAAGCACTACCCCGGACGCCTCATTGTGCCGCAGCAGGCGGACATCCGCTCTTTCCCCGAACGGCCCGAACTGCACATTGATGACTACGTCATCATCTTCCCGGCAGATTCAGGACTGGCGCCGATCTATGTGATGTTGCGCAGCCCCCGCAATATTCCGGGAGTTGCCAGCGGTAATGGGGTGCTTACGCCAGACAGGGTATTGGACGCAGCAAGCACGGCAGCAGGCGCGCCAATTCCGGTAGGAAGACGAATAAAGCTGGAGATCCATCATAAGCATGAAATCGCAAGCGGTGGCGCAGTGTATGATCTGGACAATCTTGTACTCATGACACCGCGAGTTCATATTGATCACCACAAGGAGAGCAATCAATGA
- a CDS encoding sugar O-acetyltransferase, translating into MSLSEKQKMLTGQLYHAGCPELQAEQIANKHWMHRYNSSVELLNEARHGLLAEHFAQVGEGAVIRPPFYCDYGYNISVGRNTFMNFNCVILDVLPVRIGEDCQIGPNVQIYTADHPLDPEVRRTGLESGRPVTIGNNVWIGGAAIILPGVTIGDNAVIGAGSVVTRDVPAGATVVGNPARVRG; encoded by the coding sequence GGTTGCCCCGAGCTGCAGGCCGAGCAGATCGCCAACAAGCACTGGATGCACCGCTACAACAGCAGCGTCGAACTGCTCAACGAAGCACGGCATGGGCTGTTGGCCGAGCATTTTGCCCAAGTTGGCGAAGGCGCGGTGATCCGCCCACCGTTCTATTGCGACTATGGCTACAACATCAGTGTCGGTCGCAATACTTTCATGAACTTCAACTGCGTGATTCTCGATGTGTTGCCGGTGCGTATCGGCGAGGACTGCCAGATCGGCCCCAACGTGCAGATCTACACCGCCGACCATCCGCTCGACCCCGAGGTGCGCCGCACCGGGTTGGAAAGCGGGCGGCCAGTGACCATCGGCAACAACGTGTGGATTGGTGGTGCAGCGATCATCCTGCCGGGGGTGACCATCGGCGACAACGCCGTGATAGGTGCCGGTAGTGTGGTGACGCGGGATGTACCGGCGGGAGCGACGGTGGTGGGTAACCCTGCGCGGGTACGCGGATAA
- a CDS encoding alpha/beta hydrolase, translated as MPAAFHPDLLRTSLAPLTARQALSAQALEYQRFYGLNLPAQSWLGGFQAAGFDLVGQVWLPEQANATLFLLHGYYDHMGLYRHVIEWALEQGFAVISCDLPGHGLSSGERACISDFALYQQALEALFEQARLLQLPRPWHLCGQSTGGAIAVDHLLYQGAQSPIDGQVILLAPLVRPCSWRWSKLSYRVLRHFVNGIERRFSENTNDPAFLPFLEADPLQPRRLPTAWVGALIAWVKRIEAAPCSTRRPLIVQGEADGTVDWPYNLEVLKAKFAEPQILLLPEARHHLANELPGIRQRYFDFIDQRLG; from the coding sequence ATGCCCGCTGCCTTTCACCCCGACCTGCTGCGCACCAGCCTGGCACCGTTGACCGCGCGCCAGGCGCTGTCGGCACAGGCCCTGGAATACCAGCGCTTCTATGGCCTGAACCTGCCGGCGCAAAGCTGGCTGGGCGGCTTTCAGGCTGCAGGCTTCGATCTGGTCGGGCAGGTCTGGTTACCCGAGCAGGCCAACGCGACGCTGTTCCTGCTGCACGGCTACTACGACCATATGGGCCTCTATCGGCACGTGATCGAGTGGGCGCTCGAGCAAGGATTTGCCGTAATCAGCTGCGACCTGCCCGGTCATGGCCTGTCCAGTGGCGAGCGGGCCTGCATCAGTGATTTCGCGCTGTACCAACAGGCGCTGGAGGCGTTGTTCGAGCAGGCGCGCTTGCTGCAATTGCCACGCCCGTGGCATCTGTGCGGGCAGAGCACCGGTGGTGCGATTGCCGTGGACCACCTGTTGTACCAGGGCGCACAGAGCCCCATCGATGGTCAGGTCATCCTGTTGGCACCGCTGGTGCGGCCGTGTTCCTGGCGCTGGTCGAAGTTGAGTTATCGCGTGCTGCGCCACTTCGTCAACGGCATCGAACGGCGCTTCAGCGAGAACACCAATGACCCGGCCTTTCTACCGTTCCTCGAAGCCGACCCGCTGCAACCGCGCCGCCTGCCAACGGCCTGGGTGGGGGCCTTGATCGCCTGGGTCAAACGCATCGAGGCCGCCCCGTGCAGCACGCGGCGGCCATTGATCGTGCAAGGGGAGGCGGATGGCACGGTGGACTGGCCCTACAACCTTGAAGTACTCAAGGCCAAGTTCGCCGAGCCGCAGATCCTGCTGCTGCCCGAAGCTCGCCACCACCTGGCCAACGAGCTGCCGGGCATTCGCCAGCGCTACTTCGACTTCATCGACCAGCGCCTGGGCTGA
- a CDS encoding DUF6436 domain-containing protein, producing MNNRIIKPLCTAVALLVGAAILWQAYTTFQARYLRPFDNQTTLFDGSQLQLPAELAGPGPIRVVHFWDPTCPCNVGNQQHLGELVSQFAAQGVVFHVLQKPGSHGQLPANLSSLQPIASLPGSEQLPASPAIAIWDRQGRLAYFGPYSEGAVCNASNSFIEPVIQALLANRPVQADNTLASGCYCPW from the coding sequence ATGAACAACCGGATCATCAAACCGCTGTGCACAGCAGTTGCCCTGCTGGTCGGGGCCGCCATCCTCTGGCAGGCCTACACCACCTTCCAGGCCCGCTACCTGCGTCCATTCGACAACCAGACCACGCTGTTCGACGGCAGCCAACTGCAGCTGCCCGCCGAGCTGGCCGGCCCCGGGCCGATCCGCGTGGTGCACTTCTGGGACCCGACCTGCCCGTGCAACGTCGGTAACCAGCAGCACCTGGGCGAACTGGTCAGCCAGTTTGCCGCGCAAGGGGTGGTCTTCCATGTGCTGCAAAAGCCCGGCAGCCATGGCCAGTTGCCGGCCAACCTGAGCAGCCTGCAGCCCATCGCCAGCTTGCCCGGCAGCGAGCAGCTGCCGGCCTCTCCGGCCATTGCCATCTGGGACAGGCAAGGCCGCCTGGCTTACTTCGGCCCATACAGCGAAGGGGCGGTGTGCAACGCCAGCAACAGCTTCATCGAGCCGGTCATCCAGGCACTACTCGCAAACCGGCCTGTACAGGCCGACAACACCCTTGCCTCAGGGTGCTATTGCCCCTGGTAG
- a CDS encoding DUF2059 domain-containing protein, with protein MRRLFSLILLMICTLPVWADNLDRLYKAAGWPDQRAHFNDALTAAQERYRNSLPPAVYQALVNNSNQRFQAQAVDRRAQAKLRATLANPAPALAFFQSPLGRKVVAAELKATRKDELARNAKGLPKIQASDDRLLIIGHLAQALPAREAGAEVSLAIAGVAADSLSSMIPGLFGNGQAQGLLDGQRQRLMSQIGEDLNNTLLYVYRDLSDAELEEFATFAESPEGKAYYQAALAAVRAGLAVGQSSSDLQ; from the coding sequence ATGCGCCGTCTGTTTTCCCTGATTCTGCTGATGATCTGCACCTTGCCTGTCTGGGCAGACAACCTGGATCGACTGTACAAGGCTGCCGGCTGGCCCGACCAGCGCGCCCATTTCAACGATGCCCTGACCGCTGCCCAGGAACGCTACCGCAACAGTTTGCCACCCGCCGTGTACCAGGCGCTGGTCAACAACAGCAACCAGCGTTTCCAGGCCCAGGCCGTGGATCGTCGCGCCCAGGCAAAACTGCGGGCGACCCTGGCCAACCCGGCGCCGGCGCTGGCGTTCTTCCAGTCGCCGCTGGGGCGCAAGGTGGTGGCGGCCGAACTCAAGGCCACACGCAAGGATGAACTGGCCAGAAATGCCAAAGGCCTGCCAAAGATCCAGGCCAGCGACGACCGCCTGCTCATCATTGGCCACCTGGCCCAGGCCCTGCCGGCGCGCGAGGCCGGTGCTGAAGTCAGCCTGGCCATTGCGGGCGTGGCAGCGGACAGCCTCAGTTCGATGATCCCCGGCCTGTTCGGTAACGGCCAGGCCCAGGGCCTGCTCGATGGCCAGCGCCAGCGCCTGATGAGCCAGATCGGCGAAGACCTCAACAACACCCTGTTGTATGTCTACCGCGACCTTTCCGACGCCGAGCTGGAAGAGTTCGCGACCTTTGCCGAATCGCCTGAAGGCAAGGCCTACTACCAGGCAGCCCTGGCCGCCGTTCGCGCAGGCCTGGCAGTGGGCCAGAGCAGCAGCGACCTGCAGTGA
- a CDS encoding bacteriocin immunity protein: MTLKGKLEDYTEDEFLALITELYENRAGRRGTELESFRDRIISNFKKITEHPDGADVLTRPPAGSDKSPQGVINRIKEWRAANGKPGFKPA; the protein is encoded by the coding sequence ATGACACTCAAGGGCAAATTGGAGGATTACACAGAAGATGAATTCCTCGCGCTCATAACAGAACTGTACGAAAACCGAGCGGGCCGCCGCGGTACTGAGTTAGAGAGCTTTCGAGACAGGATCATTTCCAATTTCAAAAAGATCACCGAACACCCTGATGGGGCTGATGTTCTGACACGCCCTCCAGCAGGCTCGGACAAAAGCCCTCAAGGCGTCATAAACCGCATTAAAGAATGGCGCGCCGCCAACGGCAAACCCGGCTTCAAGCCCGCCTGA
- a CDS encoding 2OG-Fe(II) oxygenase produces the protein MRAMHITSEHPMLAAVVDDLATHGWSQQALFLPADLVRALAAECRRRDAEGELNPAGVGRGVAQEVREAIRGDQIQWVDPGQAEACDQYLAAMDQLRQAINRGLYLGLEDFECHFALYPPGAFYRRHLDRFRDDDRRMVSAVLYLNESWQPQDGGQLRMFLADGVEHDVQPVAGCLVVFLSGEVPHEVLPAGRERLSLTGWFRRRGNDPF, from the coding sequence ATGCGCGCCATGCATATTACCTCTGAACACCCGATGCTCGCGGCCGTCGTCGACGATCTGGCCACCCATGGCTGGTCGCAGCAGGCGCTCTTTCTGCCTGCCGACCTGGTGCGTGCGCTGGCGGCCGAATGCCGGCGTCGTGATGCCGAAGGCGAACTCAACCCTGCAGGGGTTGGGCGTGGTGTTGCCCAGGAGGTGCGCGAAGCCATTCGCGGTGACCAGATCCAGTGGGTCGACCCCGGCCAGGCCGAGGCCTGCGACCAGTATCTGGCTGCCATGGACCAGCTGCGTCAGGCCATCAACCGCGGCCTGTATCTGGGCCTGGAAGATTTCGAGTGCCATTTTGCCCTGTATCCGCCAGGGGCGTTCTATCGCCGGCACCTGGACCGTTTCCGCGACGATGACCGGCGTATGGTGTCGGCAGTGCTCTACCTGAATGAAAGCTGGCAGCCGCAGGACGGTGGCCAGTTGCGCATGTTCCTGGCGGACGGCGTCGAACACGATGTGCAACCGGTGGCGGGTTGCCTGGTGGTGTTCCTGTCCGGTGAGGTGCCGCACGAAGTGCTGCCGGCCGGGCGCGAGCGGCTGTCGTTGACCGGCTGGTTCCGGCGCCGTGGCAATGACCCGTTCTGA